The genomic window TGCGTCGGCTCAGCGCCGGCTTAAAACGATCAAGTAGTTTTGTGGCTGAGTACTGGTATGAATCGCGTCCGTCAGTAAATAAATGCAAATATACCTTGATGGACGAACTGACGTGCTCCAATGATAAATTGAATAACGTAATCAATCCCAACAAATGATCAGGGTCAGCGTGGGGCGACTGATCATCGGTTAAAAGACCCATCAAATGGACGTCTGATTTATATTTCTTCACATGTTCAACGACATCCAAAAGCGCTCGATTTTTGAAAAAACTTCCATCACTAATGCATCGGGAGACGCGCACCGAATCCTGCTCCACGATGCGTCCCGCGCCAATGTTCATATGCCCGGCTTCCGAATTACCCGTTTGCGCCGGCGGCAAACCCACGTCACGACCCGAGGCGCCTAACGTCGTGTTAGGATAATTTTTCATCAGCTGATCCATGACCGGTGTATGCGCCTGGGCGATGGCATTACCCGCTTTTGCTTTGCGGATGCCCCAACCGTCGATGATGACTAATAAAAATGGTTTGATCGGATTTTTCATGTGCGCTTCAACTCGTCCTCGATTGCCATTAAACGATTATATTTTGCAGTACGTTCGCCGCGAGCTGGACCAACTTTGACATACTCGGCATTCACCGCTACCGCCACATCAATCATGCCGGTATCCTCGGTCTCTCCACCGCCACGATGCGATACGACTTGCCAGAAACCCTGCGACTGACCCAAACGAATGGTGCGGATTGTTTCCGTGAGGCTCCCAATCTGATTGAGCTTAATCAGTACGGCGTTAATCGTTTTCAGCTTAATTGCTTTCCGCACTCGTTCGATATTCGTCACCGTCAAATCATCACCCACGATCCGAATCCGATCGTGCATCTCCTGATAAAAAGCCTGCCACCCCTCCCAATCATCTTCAGCCAGCGGATCTTCGATGGAGAGAATTGGGTACTTATCCACCCAGCCCTTGAAAAGGCCCACCATCTGACTCGATAACAAACCCGCGTTCTCGCGCTTCAAAATATATTTTTTTTGCTTCTCATCATACAATTCTGACACCGCCGGATCCAGCGACACGGATATATCCTTGCCCGGACGATATCCAGCCTTTTTGATCGCTTCGACCAGTACCTCGAGCGGTGCTTCATTCGTCTCGATGCCCGCCGGTGCAAATGCACCTTCATTGCCCACATTCGTATTGAAGCCGCGCGCTTTCAAAATTTTCTTGACCTGAATATACGCCTCTTCTCCCCAGCGGACTGCCTCACGAACGCTCGGTGCGCCATTGACGCTCAGCAGATACTCCTGAAAATCAGTGGAGTTATCCGCGTGAACACCGCCCTCGATCACCACCATCATCGGTTTGGGTAATGTCCATTTTTTATACGGCAATTTGTAGGTTGAACGAATGTATTGATACAACGGCTGTTTCTTCGATGCGGCGGCTGCACGCGCGACTGCCATGGATACTGCTAAAATCGCGTTGCCCCCCAGTTTCTTCTTATTGGCTGTGCCATCAAGCTTAATCATTGCCTCGTCAATTTTTTCTTGGCTGGTAGCTGACATACCTTTTAATTTTTTGGCAATCGGACCATTAACGTTTTCACAAGCTTTCAGCATGCCGTTGCCGTTATACCGTTTCGGGTCGCCATCAAGCATGACATACGCTTCATGAATACCAGCCGACGCGCCAAATGGCACTGAAGCGCTTCCGGTAATCCCTCCCTCAAGTTCAACAATCGCCTCCAGGCTCGGCACTCCGCCTGAGGCAAGCACTTCACGCGCTATGATCTTTTTGATTTTTGTCGACATGCGTTTATGAGATAATTAATGATTCAATTCCGGGCAAAGTTCCTTTTTCCAAAAATTTAAGCATCGCCCCACCGCCCATGGACATAAAAGTCATGCGCTCACCCAATCCCTGCTGTTGGATAGAGGCGATCGTCTCACCCCCGCCCACCACGGTGCGGGCCGATGATTTCGCGAGTGCCTGAGCAATGTCATTTGTTCCTGTGGCAAAGGCCGGCAGCTCAAACCACCCCATCGGCCCATTCCAGACAATGGTTTTCGCCTGGCTGATAACTTTTTGAAATAACTTAACCGTGTCCGGGCCGATGTCCAATATTTTTTCATCCTTTTTCAAATTCCCGACAGCTCGAATATGCGTGGGCAATCCTTCGGTAATATCAGTCGCGGTAATCACATCAACCGGGATGTGCAAACGTGTATCAGTTAAATTCATTGATTTCGCTTCTGCAATCATCTCTTCTTCGATTAACGAGGTACCGACTTGCAAGCCTTGAGCACGAAGGATGGTGTTGGCCAACGCTCCTCCCAGCAGAATATTATCTACTTTGCCCAAAAGCGATTTGATCACGCCCATTTTTGTAGAAATCTTTGCGCCTCCAATAATTGCCACAAACGGACGAGTAGGGTTTTCTAAAAGATTGGATAGTTCAGTCACTTCCTTTTCTAGTTCTGGTCCAGCATAGCTCGGTATAAATTTCGGGATTCCAATAATTGAAGCGACTTTCCGATGACTCTGGCCAAAGGCGTCATTGACAAACATATCCGCGTACTCTGCCAGTTGCTTGGCATACGCTTCGTCATAAACTTTCTCCCCCGCTTCTCCAGGATGGAATCGGACATTTTCCAGTAGCGCGACGGCGCCGGGCTGCATGTTGGCAACGGCTTGCTTCACCGGTTCACCGATACAGTCTGGCACAAAAGCCACTGGTTTGCCCAATAACTCAGTTAGTCGAGCAGCCACCGGCGCCAGGCTCATCTCCGGATTTGGTTTTCCTTCTGGCCGCTGCAGCCATGACATGAGCAGCACTTTTGCTCCCCGACCGGCCAATAACTGTACCGATGGCACAATAGCGCGGACCCGAGTATCATCTTCGATCACTTTTTTGCCGTTTTCATTATGAAAATGAACATCCAGCGCCACGCGCAGGATGACCACTTTATTATTAACATCGACGTCGTTGAGTGTACGAAGCTGCATAGGTGATTTTTGTTTGTATGTTTTACATTATAACACATTTTTCGACAATAATCAACCCTATATTAATAATCGTTAGGGTGTCCTGAATGTAGCGAAGAATCTCGTTTTTTACTAATCCGATCTATTCTTGAGCCGGCAAAGATGACGATGCTTCATCATCTGCCAATTTCTTCACCGCCTCCTCCATCCCCTCATGGTAAATCGGTATACGCACGTGGAATGTAGAGCCCTTGCCTATTCCTTCTGAATCAACCCAAATTCTACCGCTGTGAGCTTCGGTTAAACGACGTGCCACATACAGCCCAAGGCCTGAACCGTCGGGGTTCACCTGAGCTATCCCGAATCCACGGACAAATTTAGTAAATAATTTTTTAGCTTCCTCGGGATCAATGCCGCGGCCAGTATCATGAACCGTTGTCTCAATAAATGCGCCGTCAAGTTTTTGAGCCACCGTAACGCTTCCTTTGTCAGTATACTTTATTGCGTTATCAACCAAGTTCATGATGACGTCGCCTAATTTATCAGCATCGGCAAATACGGGCGGTAATTTTTCTTTTTGCGACTTGTAAATTAATTTCAAACCTTTGTCAGTCGCCGCTTTCTTGGAAATATTTACAACCTTTTCTATCAATCCTTCCATCTGCATCGGTACTTGGTTGAGAGTCATCTTGCCAGACTCAATCTTGGACACGTTAAGGAAAAGATTGATCAACCGAATCATGCGCTGTGATTCTTCGAGCAAGCCCTGAAGGATCTTCAGCTGTTCGTTTGGCACTTTACCAAAGTCGCCTTGAGTAATCATGGAAAGATATCCCATAATGCCAGTCATCGGCGTACGCAATTGGTGTGAAGCTATCGAAACAAATTCCGACTTTGCCTGATCGAGCTGCTGCAAATGGACGTTTGCTTCAGCCAGATGGACGTTTGATTCCTCAATTTGTTTATATAACTGAATATTGCGATAGACGATGCCGGTCTGACTAGCCAATGCTTTCATGGCATCGAGATCGGTCGCTTTCAATTCCCCGTGTTCTTGCTGAAGCATAAAATTAATAACACCCACAATAACATTTTCCGCATACACCGGCACTCCCACGACCGTCTTAATCCCCGCTAATTTCTGCATGCCAAATGCGACCAAGGGTGGCACCGCGGGTGAAATAAAGTCTGACAGTTTTTCGCTGATTTGGACTTTCCCGGTACTAATCGCTTTTACCGAATAACTGTCATCTTCGGGGAAATATCCATAATACGAATTCAACGGCTTGGGCAATAGCTTGAGCGCTTTCTCGGTCAATGGAGTCCGGGTGACGGCTTCAGGAAATAATTTATGCCGGTCTTTACCCAGCAATAATAATACACCGCCCAAGTAGCCCAGCTCTGAGGCAATGCTGTCCACAACTGATTGGGTGACTTTTGCAAAATCAAGAGTGCGGGAAATAAGCGTCGTCACCTTTTGTAATGCTTGGAGGAACCGATTCCGCTCTTGCAGCTGCATATTCGCATTGCGCAAATCGCCCGTCGCTACCGCCACCTCTTTTTTCAAACGCTCAGTAAATTGCTGCGCCTCTTCATACAGCCGCGATTTCTCAAGTGCGGAGGCAAGTTGCGGACCGATCAGGCTCAATACATTCAGGTCTTCACTGCCAAATGGATCTCCGGATAATTTCGGTCCCAGCACCATGACTGCATTAATGGTATTCCCGACGGTCACTGGTGCGACGACGGCCGCGTCAAGCGTGTCGAGTGAAGCTTTTGATGATTCTAATATTTTTCTCGATTCTTCGTCTTGGGTATCTTCGATCTTTCGCTCCAGCGCCTCGAGCACAATAATATCTTGCTTTGAACGCAAATATTTAATCAATGGATTGTCATGCCGTATCCGATTGGCAATGTCGGTTTTTTCTTCTTCAGTCAGTTGTTCAAACACTTGGTCGCTCACCTTATGGCCACCCTTGTCCACTCGGCCAATGCGTTTGTAGAATGCTCCGCCCGTAGAACCAGCTAAATAAATGCTCACATTTTTTATCTTCAGGTCTTTCTCTAATCTATGCGTCAAGGAAAAAAGCAAAATGTCCAAATCAATTTCCCGATTAATAATCTCCGACAGCTCGCTGGAAAGTTTTTGGTAATCCACGCGGGCTTTGAAGAAAAGTTTATCTGTGGCGCTTGCAATCCATCGTTTAAGTGGATCTAGAATTGAAACTATAACCCCCGCAATAGTAACGGCGGCAAGTGCTTTTATACTATCATCAACTTTCAAATACTCGGGAATGAAAATTATTACACCCACAACTGTTGCCGATACAATTATTACAACAATGGAATAAGTTACAGTTCTTAATACAAATATTCTTATATCTAAAAGCTTATGTTTTAATATTGCGTAAACAATAAATATTAGCCAAATAATTGAAAAAGAGGGTCCAATTTGAATTAATTTATAATTACCAATCCAAGGTAAAATTAAATTAAACGTAACCCCAAGAATGCCTGACATTAGGGTGCCAATGAGTAAATATTTAAATTGTAACTTTAGTATACCCCGAGCTCTTTGATAGTTTCGGAAAAGGTTAAAAAATAGCAACAAAAAGTATATTATAAACCACACCCCAAAAAAATGGTACGCTGGACCTAAAGTAACAATATTTGGTTCCGAAATTGTTACTTTTTCTATGAATATCTTAGTTGGAATGATTAATAAAAAAATTACAAATGGAAGAAATGAGATAATTTGCAAGCTTCTTGAAAATTTACTGTGCCGATACGGAAATAAATAAGAAAACTGAAATAAAGTTGTAGCAATTACCCCAGCCGAAATATAGTAAATAACTACCCAAATTTTTGCTGTAATAACATCACTCGATATTCTAAACATAGCTATGCCGAAAACCCATCCAATAATTCCGACCACATAAAAAAGAAAAACTTTATTCTTTAAAGTCTTACTTTTCCTATAAACAAGAAGTAGTAATAAAACCAATTCTAATATGGCCTCAGAGATGAGAATGACATTAAACATTTTATTTTTTTATTAACAATGCAATCCCATGAACTAACAATGGTTCATAAATTATTTCCAAACTTTCAAATTTTGTATTACACAAAACTTTATAAAAATCCTTTGGATAACGATGAATCATCTGCCATTTAACTGTTTTGGAAATAAATCTTTCCTCAATATTTTTATTAATATTACCAGTAATCAGAATTGAACCATGATCTAAAACATCGTACAAACTATTTATCACCCTAACCACTCTTTCATCCTTAAAATAATCTAATATACCCACCATCTCAATAATATTTGGATTAAAACTCTTAATAATTGAGTAGGAATCCTCAATTTTTATATTATGCTGCGAGATCAAATAATCAATTTTAAACTGGTGAGCCAATTCTTTACTGTAATTTATAGCATTCAAATCTTGGTCAATTAGCTTGGCATGAATATTTTTTTTGTCCTTTTTAATTTCAGCAATTGTCTCTACAACACCTCTTGCAGAGCCGCACCCCAAGCTCAAAATTCTCGTTTCATCTTGACCATTACGATTTATTGCATCAGTTAAAAGTTTTTTGAAAAGTTTTAATCGATTTCTTAACGCTTTTGGATTTTTTTGATTTAACCATAGATAATCAAAAAATCGTGTATTGAGAATATTTCTACTTTTCTGGTGAAAAGTATACATTTCCTCTAAAGCACGATACTGAGTTGAATTTGCTTTAATAATTTCAGCTTTTTTACTCGCAACTAATAACCTATGACTAATACTATACGGAATTATGGTTGAAAATGATATCCAAAAAAAATTTAAAACTTTTGATACTGGCGTCATTACTTCATACTCTTCACTAATATCAACTTTATAATAATTTTGTATAACTAATTTGTCTTTATTTTCCATTTATTTAATTTTATTAAATAGATATTTGACTCTACCATACCACAAAATCGTCTTTTTTTCAATATTGCCCCATTTATTAAAGATTTTATGTATGTTTTTTTAGATGAATATATGTTGAAAAACCAACCCATAATATTGATACTTCTGGCCCAAAGGCGCTCTCAAATATTTCCCATTCTGAATATCCTAACCAAGGAATAATGATATTAGTCACGACGATAATACCTCCAGCAAGAATAACGCTAACCATGAAATACTTAAGTTGCCATCTATAAATTCCGTCAGATTCTCTAAATTTTCGATACAAAGATACCACTGCCCACAGTAAGTATCCAAAAATTAAGGTATTGTACAAACCGTATGATGGCCCTTGCTCATTTGAACGCCACGCGGTCATTTGTGTTTTTTCAACAACTGGTGCATATGGTGATAAAATCAAAAAGGTAAAAACGATTATTGGCAAAATAATGACTACCCAATTCCATAGTTTGATTGGTTGTGATTTATACGGCCATATCCATACTAGAAAAAGCAATGTAGTAACGATTAAGACACCCCCTATCCATGGAAAGTAGCCGATAATTATAACCGCTTTTTTTGCGGATACTAAAATATCCAATCCTAATGACCCAACCCATATTGCGACACTTAAAGCAAACATGGCATACCACCGCCTCACCTGACTTTTAATATCTCCAAGCAGCGTGTACATTGCTAGCGCAATTTCTACACCAGCAATTATTAATAGAATGATTGCGTGAGTATGAGACATATATTTCCTTTTTATTTCCTACCAATCCGCTCCATAGCCTGTTTATACATGAGGGCATTGGCAATCGCACTGGTCATGTGAGGCTGTAGTTCCTTAATGTATTTGATATTATCCTCGGTAAAAGCCGCCGATCGTGCTTTCTGCCCAAAAAGAAATAATCCAAAAAGTTCACCTGGCTCCCCGATGGGTACAACCATACTAATGCCCGCCTGCTGCAATTCCGGTTGAATTTTCTGCAGCTGCTCTCGTTCATCAGCACCGACCTCCTCCATTCGATAGGGTATTTCTTCAGTTACCAAAATTTCCGGTTTATGAGTTAAATACGCATACCCCGCACCTTCAATATCCAGCTGTGGATCTAATTTTCTCGCAGCCGTCATTTTTTGGGCAGCCAAATCGCGGTACATAAAATTACTCTGCTTTACACTCAAAAACGATTCCAGAGCCGATAGTGACTTCTCAATCAACGTCTCAAACTGAACGGTTGAGCCAAATAACAATTGTAAACGATTCACTTTCTCTTGGGCATTCTTCTCGCGAGAAATAAAAACCGTATGTACTAACTTGGTAGTGATTCTCCGTAGGGGCTCAAAGGTTGTGGCAATAATGAGTACAAGAACAATCGTCGTCGCTTGTTCAGACCAATTATATTCCTGAGAGACAAAATCTCTAGAGAGTAAAAGCAAATACACATAAAAAGCAAGAAGTGCGGCCAGGGAAATAAAGTGTGTCAACCCTTCTTTAATTACTAACTGGATGTCGAAAAACCGATACCGAAAAATTGCATACGAAATTGCCAGGGCAAAAACAAGTGTTGACAGCATGTCAAAACTTGAAAACTGGGTGTATGAAAAGTACGGGAGGATAAAATCAACCAATATGACAAAAATTGCTGGGACAGTAAAACCAAGAAAAATATACTTTGTCTGCAATCGAACAATCCCCGTTGTATTACGTAGGTGCTTCAAAAGCACTCCAATGAGTACCAATAGCTGCGCGGTAACCAAAATTGCAAAAAATAGAAAGAATCTTCCAATGCCGATTTCAAACCCATAATCTTTAACTACAATATTCTGTAAAATGACTGCATCAGGTATCAACGAAGAAATAAAAACACTTGCCACAATAATAAAGAAACAGACTTTCTGAATTATGCTCAGATGGATTTTGGCATAGCTCAAAACCCATAAAAAAATCGACGATACAACCAGGCTTCCTGCCGCGTAAGAGAAATTAACAAACGGATATTCTGGCTTCATGAAATATTGTAGATTGACCAGATTCCAAATTGTAATGACAAAAACCACGAATGAAAATTGGCGCTGAATATTATTTTTTGACTTAACAAAAAGGAATGTTCCTAGAAATAAATTACATAATGCCGCTAAAAAAATTAGTGATTGCGCCATACTTACTTCCCCTCCCCCTCCATTAGTTTATCAATTAAATCGCGTAAGTAGTCAGCCTTCGTCTTCTTGGATCGCTTTGCCTTTTGCTCCAGATATCGTTCCATACGAGGCGTGATGCGAAGCGTAAATTTAATGGTGGGGCGCTGTTTCAAGCCTTTGCCTGAGGTAACATCATCTATAAAATTCATCAGAACCTGCTCCAACGATTCGCGTGAATACTCCTCCATACACACGAATTCCGGGGTATTTTTCTTGGTTAAATACCCATGAGAAACTCGATCAGGCGTATTCTTATGAAACAAATAGAGCAACGGCTTTTTCTGGGAAATCGCGTAGGCCAATAAATACCCAATCTCCTGATCCGGCTGAGATGCCTCAATCACGAAGCAATCCATTTTATCCAGCAAAATTTCCCCCGACTGCTGCATCGCCTCCAGATCTTCCTTGCGGAAATCGGTATTATTTTCATTTGATGATGAAACGACAAAGACGCCGGCATTGCGGAGAATTTCCGCGATGCGTCCGTATTGGTCGCTCAGGTTATTATTTGATATGGCTGGCTGGAAAAAGTAAGCTCTCATGTTTTTATAAGTTGTCACTCTGAGTTATGTGGCAGGAGATGCCGAAACAAGTTCGGCATGAGGACTTTTTTATACCCATCATTCGTCCTCCCGCCTCATCCTGAACTCGTTTCAGGATCTCAGACATACCATTCTACTGATAAATCATTAAAGTGTTGGTTCATAGCTCGTACTAAATTTAACTTCCAGTCACGATGCCAATTCTTCAATTGTTTCTCTCGTGCAAACGCATCGGTTGCCATGAAAAATTCTTCATAATATACAAGCTTATTAACATTATATTTCTTTGCGAAGCCTAGAATTTCCTTTGACTTATGCTGTCTTACTCTACCCTCCAGATTCCTTGTGGTTCCAATATATAAAACTGAGTTGGTCTTATTTGTCATAATATATACGTAATACTGCTTTTCAGTCGGCATAGAGATGCTTCACTCCACTGCGTTTCGTTCAGAATGACAATTAATATTTCTCCCACATCATTAAGCGGATTTTGCCGAGATCATTCGTCTGGCCAAGCACCCACATGAATTTCACAAACGCAGTTTCAAAAGTCAAATGATTGACTAAAATATACTCCCGCTTCTTTTTTTTCAGATCCAGGGCAAATGGATTATGCGCCACGACTGGGATACCTTTCTGGTACGCCAACGCCAGCACCTTTTCAAACGATTGAGGGAACAAATTCGTATTAAAACTGCGTATCATAATTCCGTGATATTTTTTCTCAACCAGTGATTCCAATTGGCTTGCCTGCACCCCGGGGACAAGTTGGAAAAGGCAGACCTGATCATCAACTGCATCAGTCAGCCGCGGTGTTTGGCGTGATCGCGGTCGGACCTGATTAAATAATTTAATGCCAAAATCAACTTTACCCAACATGCCGTGCTCTGAACTAGCATCAAAGAAATTAAACGACGCCGAGTCGCTCTTCACTGTCTCGACGGCTTTGATAAGGCGGTTGCCAAACATGATCGCCACCTCGGCAATGTTCATGGTAGCCACTTGCGCAGCATTGATGAGATTTGCCTTAACGCCTAAGGTTTTGTAGCTCGACATCATGCCGGCCAAATCGTGATCCGCGCTTTCCGCATCCTGCGCTAATGGTGAGCCAGTAAAAATGATGGGCTTCGGCAATTGAGCCAGCATGAATGATTGCATGGCAGCAGTGTAAATGATGGTATCAATGCCATGCGTCACCACGAATCCGTCATACTGGTCAATCCGCTTATATATTTCTCGCGCCAAACGCTGCCACAGGCCGGGCTCAATCTCTGATGCATCGCCGCCATACACAAAAACCGGATCAATATTTGCAATCAATCCTAATTCCGGCATGGCTGCCAGCCATTTCTTCATATCGCCCTCCTGCTGCACGGTCAATATACCGTCATCGGTGATGATTGACGATCCTCCGCAGAAAAGCAGGCATATATTGTGATTCTTTGATGGCATATAATTAATTCTCTTTATGCCATATCTAAGTCTAATTGATTATATGCGCCGTCGCAATTATTAGAGCCGTCGGTATGTATAAACCCTAATACTATCCTCAATTTCCGTAAAGAGTATAGGCTGTGGATAACTCTCTTTGCATTACCCACTAAATCCATATATTATGTGAACTCCCCCTTGAAATCGACCTTTTGTCCCAATATTCCCACCTATCAGCCCAGTACCGCGGAATTCTTCCTCCCCCTCCGCATCGGAAAAGCTGGTAGGTGGTTTTTCTTTTTTGCAAACTATTGATATATCAATTGCCAGTGCTATACTAGGGCTGAAACGACCACCGACCCACGTTGGTCGTTTCGCTTATATTTACCAAAAAGAAACCCCTGGCAGTATAGACTGTCAGGGGCAAAAAAGAATTGAAAGACGAACAGTTATTGAGTCCGAATCTTGACTTGATGCATGAACGAGACAACCCGCTCAATGATCGGACGACCGATCTCATCAGCCTCTTTGGCGCGCGTATTGAAGCTATACCCTTCTTTGGTTCGGGTTCGCTTGTAGAGCAGGATCACTTGATGGTCAAGTAACCATTCAAACGCCACCTGAAAGGATTCATCACTGTATGCCTCGATTTTATTGCGAACGTCCCGCCGAATATTTTCCAAATGTGTATAGGCGTGTTTTACATACGGAATACCGCCGGTCGGGTTAATAAAGGCAAGGATAATCCAGATCACATGAGAACGATCGACTGAGGATGGCAGGAGACCATTGAAATCAATGAGTGAATCTAGTTCACCTACTGAATGAATGACTGATGCATCCGCTACGTGATTGACACTTGATACAGCTGGGTGTTCAGTGTTCACAAGCGTGCAATCATCTGACCGAGTGCTAATACAGGCTTGTGCCTGCATTAGATAATAGCGTCGTTTTGCTGGTCGACCACGAGCCGCTTCTGCATCTCGAAGATAATTCAAAAATGCATAACGTACTTCAGGTGCGAGGTCATCTAGATTGATTGCCAAAATATTGCGTTCGAGTTCGATATCACTACGTTCCTGCTCAGCACGCTGCGCAGCTTCATTTACCGCTTCCTGGTGTAGACGAAATAATCGCTGCGCTTCTCGGAAAAAAGCTTGACGATTAGTCAGCGATAAATCGC from Candidatus Kerfeldbacteria bacterium includes these protein-coding regions:
- the eno gene encoding phosphopyruvate hydratase codes for the protein MSTKIKKIIAREVLASGGVPSLEAIVELEGGITGSASVPFGASAGIHEAYVMLDGDPKRYNGNGMLKACENVNGPIAKKLKGMSATSQEKIDEAMIKLDGTANKKKLGGNAILAVSMAVARAAAASKKQPLYQYIRSTYKLPYKKWTLPKPMMVVIEGGVHADNSTDFQEYLLSVNGAPSVREAVRWGEEAYIQVKKILKARGFNTNVGNEGAFAPAGIETNEAPLEVLVEAIKKAGYRPGKDISVSLDPAVSELYDEKQKKYILKRENAGLLSSQMVGLFKGWVDKYPILSIEDPLAEDDWEGWQAFYQEMHDRIRIVGDDLTVTNIERVRKAIKLKTINAVLIKLNQIGSLTETIRTIRLGQSQGFWQVVSHRGGGETEDTGMIDVAVAVNAEYVKVGPARGERTAKYNRLMAIEDELKRT
- a CDS encoding phosphoglycerate kinase, whose protein sequence is MQLRTLNDVDVNNKVVILRVALDVHFHNENGKKVIEDDTRVRAIVPSVQLLAGRGAKVLLMSWLQRPEGKPNPEMSLAPVAARLTELLGKPVAFVPDCIGEPVKQAVANMQPGAVALLENVRFHPGEAGEKVYDEAYAKQLAEYADMFVNDAFGQSHRKVASIIGIPKFIPSYAGPELEKEVTELSNLLENPTRPFVAIIGGAKISTKMGVIKSLLGKVDNILLGGALANTILRAQGLQVGTSLIEEEMIAEAKSMNLTDTRLHIPVDVITATDITEGLPTHIRAVGNLKKDEKILDIGPDTVKLFQKVISQAKTIVWNGPMGWFELPAFATGTNDIAQALAKSSARTVVGGGETIASIQQQGLGERMTFMSMGGGAMLKFLEKGTLPGIESLIIS
- a CDS encoding class I SAM-dependent methyltransferase family protein, which encodes MENKDKLVIQNYYKVDISEEYEVMTPVSKVLNFFWISFSTIIPYSISHRLLVASKKAEIIKANSTQYRALEEMYTFHQKSRNILNTRFFDYLWLNQKNPKALRNRLKLFKKLLTDAINRNGQDETRILSLGCGSARGVVETIAEIKKDKKNIHAKLIDQDLNAINYSKELAHQFKIDYLISQHNIKIEDSYSIIKSFNPNIIEMVGILDYFKDERVVRVINSLYDVLDHGSILITGNINKNIEERFISKTVKWQMIHRYPKDFYKVLCNTKFESLEIIYEPLLVHGIALLIKK
- a CDS encoding GIY-YIG nuclease family protein, with the protein product MPTEKQYYVYIMTNKTNSVLYIGTTRNLEGRVRQHKSKEILGFAKKYNVNKLVYYEEFFMATDAFAREKQLKNWHRDWKLNLVRAMNQHFNDLSVEWYV
- a CDS encoding asparaginase, with product MPSKNHNICLLFCGGSSIITDDGILTVQQEGDMKKWLAAMPELGLIANIDPVFVYGGDASEIEPGLWQRLAREIYKRIDQYDGFVVTHGIDTIIYTAAMQSFMLAQLPKPIIFTGSPLAQDAESADHDLAGMMSSYKTLGVKANLINAAQVATMNIAEVAIMFGNRLIKAVETVKSDSASFNFFDASSEHGMLGKVDFGIKLFNQVRPRSRQTPRLTDAVDDQVCLFQLVPGVQASQLESLVEKKYHGIMIRSFNTNLFPQSFEKVLALAYQKGIPVVAHNPFALDLKKKKREYILVNHLTFETAFVKFMWVLGQTNDLGKIRLMMWEKY